One window of Sphingobacteriales bacterium genomic DNA carries:
- the dnaK gene encoding molecular chaperone DnaK: protein MSKIIGIDLGTTNSCVAVMEGSEPVVIANSEGKRTTPSIVAFLANGERKVGDSAKRQAITNPKKTIMSIKRFMGARYNEVVNEIGRMTYSVLKGDNNVVKVDIEGRHYTPQEISAMILQKMKKTAEDYLGQEVTQAVITVPAYFNDSQRQATKEAGEIAGLKVLRIINEPTAAALAYGLDKRNKDQRIAVFDLGGGTFDISILDLGDGVFEVKSTNGDTHLGGDDFDHRIIDWLADEFKAEENIDLRKDPMALQRLKEAAEKAKIELSGSSETEINLPYVTAIDGVPKHLVRKLSRSKFEQLVDDLVQRTIEPCRTALKDAGYTAADIDEVILVGGSTRIPKIQEAVEKFFGKKPGKGVNPDEVVAVGAAIQGGVLSGEVKDVLLLDVTPLSLGIETLGGMFTKLIDANTTIPTRKSEVFSTAADNQSSVEIHILQGERTLAKDNRTIGRFILDGIPPAMRGIPQIEVTFDVDANGIMKVSAKDKGTNKEQSIRIEASTGLSKEEVERMKNDAKANEAADQAAKEKIEKLNQADALIFQTEKQLKEYGDKLSTGNKQNIESALAQLQAAHKSEDIASIDAALAALNQAWQAASQEIYQAQQQQGNSQSNGNADAGSEGVQDVEYEEVDDKNK, encoded by the coding sequence ATGAGTAAAATTATAGGCATTGACTTAGGAACAACTAATTCTTGCGTAGCTGTGATGGAAGGTAGCGAACCGGTGGTAATTGCCAATAGTGAAGGCAAGCGAACCACACCTTCTATTGTAGCTTTTTTAGCTAATGGCGAACGAAAAGTAGGAGACTCTGCAAAGCGTCAAGCCATAACCAATCCTAAAAAAACCATCATGTCCATAAAAAGATTTATGGGTGCCCGTTACAATGAAGTCGTCAATGAAATAGGGCGAATGACCTACAGTGTTTTAAAAGGAGACAACAATGTTGTAAAAGTAGATATCGAAGGCCGGCATTATACCCCACAGGAAATCTCGGCCATGATTTTACAAAAAATGAAAAAAACAGCCGAAGATTACCTTGGACAAGAAGTAACACAAGCTGTGATTACAGTACCTGCATATTTTAATGACTCTCAGCGTCAGGCAACCAAAGAAGCCGGTGAAATTGCCGGTCTGAAGGTGTTGCGGATTATCAATGAACCAACCGCAGCAGCTCTGGCATACGGATTGGACAAAAGAAATAAAGATCAGCGCATTGCAGTGTTCGACTTAGGAGGCGGAACCTTTGATATTTCCATTCTTGATTTAGGAGACGGTGTATTTGAAGTAAAATCTACCAATGGAGATACCCATTTAGGGGGTGATGATTTTGACCACCGTATTATTGATTGGTTGGCTGATGAATTTAAAGCAGAAGAAAACATTGACCTGCGAAAAGACCCAATGGCTTTGCAACGGTTGAAAGAAGCTGCCGAAAAAGCTAAAATCGAATTGTCGGGTAGCAGCGAAACTGAAATTAACTTGCCTTATGTAACTGCAATAGACGGCGTTCCCAAACATTTGGTACGAAAACTCTCCCGCTCCAAATTTGAACAATTGGTGGATGACCTCGTTCAGCGAACAATCGAACCTTGTCGCACTGCTTTGAAAGATGCCGGATATACGGCTGCTGATATTGACGAGGTTATTTTAGTGGGCGGTTCTACACGTATCCCTAAAATTCAGGAGGCTGTTGAAAAATTCTTCGGTAAAAAACCCGGCAAAGGGGTGAATCCTGATGAAGTGGTAGCTGTTGGTGCAGCCATTCAGGGTGGTGTGTTAAGCGGAGAAGTTAAAGATGTGTTGCTGTTGGATGTAACCCCACTTTCACTCGGTATTGAAACATTAGGAGGCATGTTTACCAAACTAATTGATGCCAATACTACAATTCCTACCCGAAAATCAGAAGTTTTTTCAACTGCTGCCGACAATCAGTCTTCTGTTGAAATCCATATATTGCAGGGTGAAAGAACTCTGGCAAAAGATAACCGTACTATCGGACGCTTTATCTTAGACGGAATTCCGCCTGCAATGAGAGGCATTCCTCAAATTGAAGTAACTTTTGATGTAGATGCAAACGGTATTATGAAAGTATCGGCAAAAGATAAAGGCACCAACAAAGAGCAAAGTATCCGAATCGAAGCCTCGACAGGTTTGTCGAAAGAAGAAGTTGAACGCATGAAAAACGATGCCAAAGCCAATGAAGCCGCCGATCAGGCTGCTAAAGAAAAAATTGAAAAACTCAATCAGGCTGATGCATTGATTTTTCAAACCGAAAAACAACTCAAAGAATACGGCGACAAACTTTCGACCGGCAACAAACAAAACATTGAAAGTGCATTAGCTCAATTGCAGGCTGCTCATAAATCAGAAGACATTGCTTCTATAGACGCTGCCCTTGCCGCCTTAAATCAAGCCTGGCAGGCCGCATCTCAGGAAATCTATCAGGCGCAGCAGCAACAAGGCAATTCGCAGTCAAACGGCAATGCTGACGCAGGGTCTGAAGGTGTGCAGGATGTAGAATACGAAGAGGTGGACGATAAAAACAAATAG
- a CDS encoding lamin tail domain-containing protein, protein MDYGYTIAQFHNSYEQAIGNHVTYGIKPYITARRASALVQLLPQNISPVIISPKHTPLMPVSGQNIYFTASVFDDNIGVLPDVYFHYRINGSSFTTVPMSDNGTLGDVLANDGNYGAVLNGLTAPATIDYYFSATDVLGASNREPLLESAYRQVTMAESPVPLVVNEFMASNSTIADEFGEFEDWIEIYNTGFESINLSDYFLTDKLNNPLKWRMPDTIIGPQGFMLIWADEDGVQGPHHANFKLGAGGEAIGIFTETGQAVYTLTFGPQVSNLTQGLLPDGLGEVQNLNYPTPGYSNMTPLNTGLFVEEPFVKVTNIYPNPLSDLVFLELKTNETVELDQILFRYDGSMVCEQRSKIIPEGAYSIQMDVPPFLPAGVYFLQVNSRVVNSSNPNSRQQSNTFTLVKY, encoded by the coding sequence ATGGATTATGGTTATACCATCGCCCAGTTTCACAACAGTTATGAGCAAGCAATCGGCAACCATGTTACCTATGGTATTAAACCATATATCACTGCAAGACGGGCAAGTGCATTAGTTCAACTCCTTCCACAAAACATTTCCCCGGTAATTATTTCACCTAAGCACACCCCGCTGATGCCCGTTTCGGGTCAAAATATCTATTTTACAGCAAGCGTTTTTGATGACAATATCGGTGTTTTACCGGATGTATATTTTCATTACCGAATCAACGGAAGCAGTTTTACAACGGTACCCATGTCAGATAACGGAACTTTAGGGGATGTTTTGGCGAATGATGGAAATTACGGAGCAGTATTAAATGGATTAACCGCTCCGGCAACAATTGATTATTATTTTTCGGCAACCGATGTTTTGGGAGCATCGAACCGGGAACCTCTTTTGGAATCAGCTTACCGGCAGGTTACTATGGCTGAAAGTCCTGTCCCTTTGGTAGTGAATGAATTTATGGCTTCCAATTCAACCATAGCAGATGAATTTGGAGAGTTTGAAGATTGGATAGAAATCTATAATACAGGTTTTGAATCTATCAACCTGTCCGATTATTTTTTGACCGACAAACTCAATAATCCTTTAAAATGGAGAATGCCGGATACCATTATAGGACCGCAGGGTTTTATGCTGATTTGGGCAGATGAAGACGGAGTTCAAGGCCCCCATCATGCCAATTTTAAATTAGGAGCTGGAGGAGAGGCAATCGGAATTTTTACCGAAACCGGTCAGGCAGTTTATACCCTGACTTTTGGACCTCAGGTCTCCAATTTAACTCAGGGATTGTTGCCGGATGGTTTAGGAGAAGTTCAAAACCTGAACTATCCTACCCCCGGATATTCAAATATGACTCCTTTAAATACAGGTTTGTTTGTTGAAGAGCCTTTTGTAAAGGTAACCAATATCTATCCAAATCCCCTTTCCGATTTAGTTTTTCTTGAACTTAAAACCAACGAAACCGTCGAATTGGATCAAATCTTATTCAGGTATGATGGCAGCATGGTGTGTGAACAGAGAAGCAAAATAATACCTGAAGGGGCTTATTCCATTCAGATGGATGTTCCACCCTTTCTTCCTGCCGGAGTTTATTTTTTGCAAGTCAATTCAAGGGTTGTAAATTCATCAAACCCTAATTCCAGGCAACAAAGCAATACCTTTACTTTGGTTAAGTATTAA
- a CDS encoding helix-turn-helix domain-containing protein: protein MSKALYIPVKESFEEIRKLLRQSPAMIRLRLLMLIEMKKVGEKGITKQQLMERVGVWGQSINTWRKNYRTGGIEALLHNGRKGKTGRHSVFTQEEQDRIEEKLKDPNNGLAGYIELQQWVEQEFKKEVKYNTLLKYAGRKFGSKVKADAKVM from the coding sequence ATGTCAAAGGCACTATATATACCTGTAAAAGAGAGTTTTGAGGAAATAAGGAAACTACTTCGTCAGTCACCTGCGATGATTCGTTTACGGCTGTTGATGTTGATAGAGATGAAGAAGGTCGGAGAAAAAGGTATTACGAAGCAGCAGTTAATGGAACGAGTAGGGGTATGGGGTCAAAGTATTAACACATGGCGTAAAAATTATAGAACAGGGGGAATAGAAGCCTTGCTTCACAATGGCAGAAAAGGAAAAACAGGCAGACACTCGGTGTTTACGCAAGAAGAACAAGATAGAATAGAAGAGAAGTTAAAGGATCCCAATAATGGTTTGGCGGGGTATATAGAGTTGCAGCAATGGGTAGAGCAGGAATTTAAAAAGGAAGTTAAGTATAACACGCTACTAAAATATGCGGGCAGGAAATTTGGCAGCAAAGTGAAGGCAGACGCAAAAGTCATGTGA